A genomic window from Arthrobacter globiformis includes:
- a CDS encoding ABC transporter permease, giving the protein MTQQQTAGPPAAGHADPAEEFLDRQTPLSRIRNILHRYPALSPAIVLLVAVVVFGLLNERFLRVENLSLITQQVSVVGTLAIAQTLIILTAGIDLSVGAVMILSSMVVAQLAVGSGTPAPLALLFGLVVGLAAGALNGFLVTRFRLPPFIVTLGTLNIFIALTLLYSGGSTVRGSAMPGLLTWMGSTFPVGPVRISTGVVMMLLLYIAVAFILGKTAWGRHVYAVGDDKEAARLAGIPVNRVLMSVYLAAGAVLAIGAWIQIGRTNAASPNAGVDLNLDSITAVVIGGTSLFGGRGSIWGSLLGALIVGVFRNGLSLAGLDVLYQTLAVGVLIILAVSIDQWIRKVKS; this is encoded by the coding sequence GTGACCCAGCAACAGACCGCCGGACCGCCCGCCGCAGGGCATGCCGACCCGGCCGAGGAATTCCTCGACCGTCAGACCCCGCTCAGCCGAATCCGCAACATCCTTCACCGCTATCCCGCGCTCAGCCCGGCCATTGTCCTGCTTGTTGCGGTGGTGGTCTTCGGGCTCCTCAATGAGAGGTTCCTGCGTGTCGAGAACCTGTCCCTGATCACCCAGCAGGTCTCGGTGGTGGGAACCCTCGCAATCGCCCAGACCCTCATCATCCTCACCGCCGGCATCGACCTCTCCGTGGGCGCCGTCATGATCCTCTCATCCATGGTGGTCGCGCAGCTGGCCGTCGGCAGCGGCACACCCGCTCCGCTCGCTCTCCTCTTCGGCCTCGTCGTGGGTCTGGCAGCAGGGGCGCTGAACGGCTTCCTCGTCACCAGGTTCCGGCTCCCCCCGTTCATCGTCACGCTCGGAACGCTGAACATCTTCATCGCCCTGACGCTCCTCTACTCCGGCGGCTCCACAGTGCGCGGCTCGGCGATGCCCGGCCTGCTGACATGGATGGGCAGCACGTTCCCCGTCGGACCCGTCCGGATCTCCACCGGCGTGGTCATGATGCTCCTGCTCTACATCGCGGTCGCGTTCATCCTTGGCAAGACCGCCTGGGGCCGGCACGTCTACGCGGTGGGCGATGACAAGGAAGCCGCCCGGCTGGCCGGTATCCCGGTCAACCGGGTCCTGATGAGCGTTTACCTCGCAGCCGGGGCCGTGCTGGCCATCGGCGCGTGGATCCAGATCGGCCGCACGAACGCAGCCAGCCCCAACGCCGGCGTGGACCTGAACCTCGACTCCATCACCGCCGTCGTCATTGGCGGAACCAGCCTCTTCGGCGGACGCGGCTCCATCTGGGGCTCCCTCCTCGGCGCGCTGATCGTGGGCGTGTTCCGCAACGGCCTGTCCCTGGCCGGCCTCGACGTGCTCTACCAGACCCTCGCCGTGGGCGTCCTCATCATCCTCGCTGTGTCGATCGACCAGTGGATCCGAAAGGTGAAATCATGA
- a CDS encoding substrate-binding domain-containing protein, translating into MLSSKAPRTVTHRLLAIGAVLTLGTLSLTACGGSSPTTSSAGSSSAEKVGVSLIVKTTSNPFFVSMQDGAKKAAETDGVDLKLAAGKADGDEETQIQAIENAISKGDKGILITPNGPSVVDALKKAKDAGLFVIALDTPPDPADAADITFATDNFAAGELIGKWTAAQLGGKKATIALLDLFDDKVVSVDYNRDQGFLTGLGIDTADKKKNGDEAKTGKYTGGKGGDYEIVGSQASQGAEDGGRTAMETLLAKNPNVNVVYTINEPAAAGAFEALKSAGKEKDVLVVSVDGGCSGVNNVKAGVIGATAQQYPVKMAELGVKAIVELAKTGKKPANSPGLDFYNTGVELVTDKAVDGVKSITTSEASKICWGK; encoded by the coding sequence ATGTTGAGTTCCAAAGCCCCGCGGACAGTCACCCACCGCCTGCTTGCCATCGGTGCAGTACTGACCCTCGGCACGCTCAGCCTTACCGCTTGCGGCGGGAGTTCGCCAACCACCTCGTCGGCCGGAAGCTCTTCGGCCGAGAAGGTCGGTGTGTCCCTGATCGTCAAGACCACCTCGAACCCGTTCTTCGTTTCCATGCAGGACGGCGCCAAGAAGGCTGCCGAAACCGACGGCGTGGACCTCAAGCTCGCAGCAGGCAAGGCCGACGGCGACGAAGAGACGCAGATCCAGGCAATCGAAAACGCAATCTCCAAGGGCGACAAAGGCATCCTCATCACGCCTAACGGCCCTTCGGTCGTCGATGCGCTGAAGAAGGCCAAAGATGCCGGGTTGTTCGTCATCGCCCTGGATACCCCGCCGGACCCGGCTGACGCCGCCGACATCACTTTCGCCACCGACAACTTCGCCGCCGGTGAACTGATCGGCAAGTGGACCGCCGCGCAGCTCGGCGGCAAGAAGGCCACCATCGCGCTGCTGGACCTGTTCGACGACAAGGTCGTCTCGGTGGACTACAACCGGGACCAGGGCTTCCTCACCGGCCTCGGCATCGACACCGCGGACAAGAAGAAGAACGGTGACGAGGCCAAGACCGGCAAATACACCGGCGGCAAGGGCGGCGACTACGAAATCGTGGGCAGCCAGGCAAGCCAGGGCGCCGAAGACGGCGGCCGGACCGCCATGGAGACCCTCCTCGCCAAGAACCCGAACGTCAATGTGGTCTACACCATCAACGAGCCAGCTGCGGCGGGCGCCTTCGAGGCGCTGAAGTCTGCCGGCAAGGAAAAGGACGTGCTGGTGGTCTCGGTGGACGGCGGCTGCTCGGGCGTCAACAACGTCAAGGCCGGCGTGATCGGCGCCACTGCCCAGCAGTACCCGGTGAAGATGGCGGAACTGGGCGTCAAGGCCATCGTTGAGCTGGCCAAGACCGGCAAGAAGCCGGCCAACTCACCAGGCCTGGACTTCTACAACACCGGTGTCGAGCTCGTCACGGATAAGGCCGTCGACGGCGTCAAGAGCATCACCACGTCGGAGGCCTCCAAGATCTGCTGGGGCAAGTAA
- a CDS encoding LacI family DNA-binding transcriptional regulator has protein sequence MRHVAALAGVGIKTVSRVMNDEPGVSEATRQRVLGASQQLNYQLDMAAGSLRRAGRRTLSIGLLLPSVSNPFSGEIHRALEDSLAARGIAVFAASLDDDPEREKALVAAFLGRRVDGLVLTPIAKSQSYVIPEHSRDLPMVFIDREPVGIEADAVVTDNAVGSAMAASHLIAQGHTKLAYLGDRTDIQTARERRRGFIEEVGRAGIATSSVPVLEGLHDEDSARRAALQLLTSEDPPTAIFSSQNLVTFGVMRALKELGASKRVALVGFDDFTLADMMEPGVTVIAQHPDRIGKLAAERLLARIDGDHSAAQTYVVPSELITRGSGELPPPE, from the coding sequence ATGCGCCACGTCGCGGCACTGGCCGGCGTCGGCATCAAGACCGTCTCCCGGGTGATGAACGATGAACCGGGCGTGTCCGAGGCAACCCGCCAGCGCGTGCTCGGTGCCTCCCAGCAGCTCAATTACCAGCTGGACATGGCAGCGGGGAGCCTTCGCCGGGCCGGCCGCCGGACCCTTTCCATCGGCCTCCTGCTGCCAAGCGTGTCCAACCCCTTCAGCGGTGAGATTCACCGCGCCCTGGAGGACTCCCTGGCCGCCCGAGGCATTGCGGTCTTCGCCGCCAGCCTTGATGACGACCCCGAAAGGGAGAAAGCCCTGGTTGCCGCCTTCCTGGGCAGACGCGTGGACGGCCTGGTCCTGACGCCTATCGCGAAAAGCCAGTCCTATGTCATCCCGGAGCACTCACGCGATCTGCCCATGGTCTTCATCGACCGCGAACCCGTGGGCATCGAGGCGGACGCAGTGGTGACGGATAACGCGGTTGGATCAGCCATGGCCGCCAGTCACCTGATTGCACAGGGCCACACGAAGCTCGCCTATCTCGGTGACCGCACAGATATCCAGACTGCCCGCGAACGCCGGCGCGGCTTCATCGAAGAAGTCGGCAGGGCGGGCATCGCGACCTCCTCGGTTCCGGTGCTTGAAGGCCTTCACGACGAGGATTCGGCGAGGCGGGCCGCCCTTCAGTTGCTGACGTCGGAGGATCCGCCCACGGCCATCTTCTCCAGCCAGAACCTCGTCACGTTCGGCGTTATGCGGGCGCTGAAAGAGCTCGGCGCCAGCAAGCGCGTTGCCCTCGTCGGCTTCGACGACTTCACCCTGGCCGACATGATGGAGCCAGGCGTGACCGTGATTGCCCAGCACCCCGACCGGATCGGAAAACTCGCCGCCGAACGCCTGCTGGCCCGGATCGACGGCGACCACAGCGCGGCGCAGACGTACGTCGTCCCCTCAGAGCTCATAACCCGCGGATCCGGCGAACTGCCCCCGCCGGAATGA
- a CDS encoding putative quinol monooxygenase, with product MTKTLYAEFTVKPGSEARVAEMMRELTEQVRSEPGNQLFLPYTRESNPREYFVFEVYRDEAAFQEHITADYGARFNGELADHIEEDGSVLTWLQPVH from the coding sequence ATGACCAAGACGCTCTACGCCGAATTCACCGTCAAGCCCGGCAGCGAAGCCCGGGTTGCCGAAATGATGCGCGAACTCACCGAGCAGGTGCGCAGTGAGCCCGGCAACCAGCTGTTCCTGCCGTACACCCGGGAAAGCAACCCCCGGGAGTACTTCGTTTTCGAGGTGTATCGCGACGAGGCAGCCTTCCAGGAACACATCACGGCGGACTACGGCGCCCGGTTCAACGGGGAGCTCGCGGACCACATCGAGGAGGACGGGTCGGTGCTGACCTGGCTGCAGCCGGTCCACTAA
- a CDS encoding GH32 C-terminal domain-containing protein, which translates to MKGDTSTMHQRKFGRLQLCTALTVAGLSLATVLAGAATATAAGTAGDEQFRPAYHYTPEQNWMNDPNGMVFYKGVYHLYYQHNPSGNQWGNMSWGHATSTDLVHWKEQPLAIATDDQQDIFSGSVVVDKNNSSGLGTAANPPLVAIFTSAYKDASPYKGLQAQSLAYSLDEGKTWTKYSGNPVLNRNSANFRDPKVFWYDSPGGGGYWVMTAVEATEHKVVLYKSGNLKDWTQLSEFGPANATGGLWECPDLFPLAVDGNPANVKWVMVVNINPGGVAGGSAGQYFVGNFDGTTFTSETTKASDALPAGTPLAGFNDGTYNGWTVNNEPGNWKDGPFAGAPASGTLAGQNAVTGFAGAGLINSFNDGDWPLGSMTSPQFTVDSDYLNFLVGGGQHPRVSDKLDNTPPPGDLLFNGFEVPDGSTLADAGWTGTGDLAPAFQPATSGGDFYIGTKRINTFDTAGAPSDERQGTLTSPSFTVNRNFMSMLVGGGHRTAGSGQTLEAQLLVNGNVVRSLAGDDAGALNWKGWDVSEFAGQQAQLRIVDQATGGWGHLTLDHVMLTDQAAVPRSDETTVNLVVDGKVVRSATGANSEVLDWASWNVSEFRGRQASIRVVDNNRFGWGHILADEFVASPRPATPRVQTYDWLDYGRDYYASVSFNNMPQSKRIMLGWMNNWDYANNIPTSPWRSAMSLPREVALTQTANGPRLAQKAVQQVDGLGTKESYAEKRARNIPAGTHALPSAASGDVQRIDVTFAPGSASKAGITVLGNGSKSTVIGYDKATGELYVDRSNSGSTDFHPLFVSVDSAPVTVDASGNVTLRIYVDRSSVEVFAQNGLRTITDQVFPEQGANQVALFAEGGTARLKSLTVTPLSRSMFLAAQVPTKNRK; encoded by the coding sequence ATGAAGGGCGACACCAGCACAATGCATCAGAGAAAATTCGGCAGACTACAGCTATGTACCGCTTTGACCGTGGCCGGTCTCAGCCTTGCCACAGTACTCGCCGGAGCAGCGACGGCAACGGCGGCGGGCACTGCCGGCGACGAGCAGTTTCGGCCGGCATATCACTACACGCCCGAACAGAACTGGATGAACGATCCCAACGGGATGGTGTTCTACAAGGGCGTCTACCACCTCTACTACCAGCACAACCCGTCCGGCAATCAGTGGGGCAACATGTCCTGGGGACACGCCACGTCAACAGACCTGGTGCACTGGAAGGAGCAGCCCCTGGCCATCGCCACCGACGACCAGCAGGACATCTTCTCCGGAAGCGTGGTGGTGGACAAGAACAACAGTTCCGGCCTCGGCACGGCCGCGAACCCTCCTCTGGTGGCGATCTTCACCAGCGCCTACAAGGACGCCTCACCGTACAAAGGGCTGCAGGCCCAATCCCTTGCGTACAGCCTGGATGAGGGCAAGACCTGGACCAAGTACAGCGGCAACCCGGTGCTAAACCGCAACTCGGCGAACTTCCGGGACCCAAAGGTGTTTTGGTACGACTCCCCCGGCGGAGGCGGCTACTGGGTGATGACCGCCGTCGAGGCCACCGAGCACAAGGTGGTGCTGTACAAGTCCGGCAACCTCAAGGACTGGACGCAGCTCAGCGAGTTCGGCCCGGCGAATGCCACGGGCGGGCTCTGGGAATGCCCGGACCTGTTCCCGCTTGCCGTCGACGGCAACCCCGCGAACGTCAAGTGGGTGATGGTGGTCAACATCAACCCGGGAGGCGTGGCTGGCGGCTCGGCAGGGCAGTATTTCGTGGGCAATTTTGACGGCACCACATTCACCTCGGAGACAACGAAGGCCAGTGACGCGTTGCCCGCGGGCACTCCCCTGGCAGGCTTCAACGACGGCACGTACAACGGCTGGACGGTGAACAACGAACCCGGCAACTGGAAGGACGGGCCATTCGCCGGGGCACCCGCCTCCGGTACGCTTGCCGGGCAGAACGCCGTTACCGGCTTTGCCGGCGCCGGTCTGATCAATTCATTCAACGACGGCGACTGGCCGCTGGGGTCGATGACCTCGCCGCAGTTCACCGTGGACAGCGATTACCTCAACTTCCTCGTGGGCGGCGGACAGCATCCGCGGGTCTCGGACAAGCTGGACAACACCCCGCCACCCGGGGACCTGTTGTTCAACGGCTTTGAGGTACCGGACGGCTCCACGCTGGCCGACGCCGGGTGGACAGGAACCGGGGATCTGGCACCGGCGTTCCAGCCGGCAACGTCCGGCGGCGACTTCTATATCGGCACCAAACGGATCAACACGTTCGATACGGCAGGCGCGCCCAGCGACGAGAGGCAGGGAACCCTCACGTCGCCGTCGTTCACGGTAAACCGGAACTTCATGAGCATGCTGGTGGGCGGCGGACACCGCACGGCCGGCTCCGGACAGACGCTGGAAGCGCAGCTGCTGGTGAACGGCAACGTGGTCCGCAGCCTCGCCGGCGATGACGCTGGAGCCCTGAACTGGAAGGGCTGGGACGTATCCGAGTTCGCCGGGCAGCAGGCACAGCTCCGGATCGTGGACCAGGCCACCGGCGGCTGGGGACACCTCACCCTGGACCACGTCATGCTGACGGATCAGGCAGCAGTGCCCCGTTCCGATGAGACCACCGTCAACCTCGTGGTGGACGGCAAGGTGGTCAGGTCGGCCACCGGGGCTAACAGCGAGGTCCTGGACTGGGCATCGTGGAACGTTTCCGAGTTCAGGGGGCGGCAGGCCAGCATCCGGGTGGTGGACAACAACCGCTTCGGCTGGGGCCACATCCTGGCGGACGAGTTCGTCGCCTCCCCGCGGCCGGCCACGCCGCGGGTCCAGACCTATGACTGGCTCGACTACGGCCGGGACTACTACGCGTCCGTGTCCTTCAACAACATGCCGCAGAGCAAGCGCATCATGCTCGGCTGGATGAACAACTGGGACTACGCCAACAACATTCCAACCTCGCCCTGGCGCAGCGCCATGTCCCTGCCCCGCGAAGTGGCCCTCACGCAGACGGCCAACGGTCCGCGGCTGGCGCAGAAGGCAGTCCAGCAGGTGGATGGCCTCGGCACAAAGGAAAGCTACGCCGAAAAGCGGGCGCGGAACATTCCCGCTGGCACCCACGCGCTGCCGTCTGCGGCCTCGGGCGACGTGCAGCGGATCGACGTGACGTTCGCCCCCGGATCAGCGTCCAAGGCCGGGATCACAGTCCTGGGGAACGGCAGTAAATCGACGGTCATCGGCTACGACAAGGCAACCGGGGAGCTGTACGTCGACCGAAGCAACTCCGGCAGCACTGACTTCCACCCGCTCTTCGTTTCGGTTGACTCCGCCCCCGTGACCGTGGACGCGAGCGGCAACGTGACGCTGCGCATCTACGTGGACCGGTCCTCGGTGGAGGTGTTCGCCCAGAACGGCCTGCGGACCATCACGGACCAGGTCTTCCCCGAACAGGGCGCCAACCAGGTGGCGCTCTTCGCCGAAGGGGGAACCGCCCGACTGAAGTCACTGACCGTCACGCCGCTCAGCCGGTCCATGTTCTTGGCAGCGCAAGTGCCCACCAAGAACAGGAAGTAA
- the malQ gene encoding 4-alpha-glucanotransferase, translated as MPAGNGAPVTGAAVNPELLRWLAEAYGVGTSYQGWDGQPHEVAAETLIRVLAALGVHAHTDQLIEHELAEAELAPWRRMLPPAVVIQEGTPGQVSVHVPHGSSVRMWAITEDGRELEAVQEDVWVEPREVDGTLTGRATFAVPQNTGLGWHTLRAKAAGVVAETTLVVTPARLSTAADLEERRGWGLATQLYSVRSKRSWGVGDFSDLAELAAVAGARGADYVLVNPLHAADPVPPLEPSPYSPSTRRFFNPLYLRIEAIAELAYLKPKKQSLVHGLMKQARKLNKDATRLDRDKVYSAKLAALELIFGVRRSPSRQLAFEDYCRRAGAGLDDFALWCAIREDLDADDPFWADPTAAMGSPLAEKLRGELAERIEFHRWLQWLCDEQLESAQQAARNAGMRLGVVNDLAVGVDLQSSDAWTLHGVLAPGVSVGAPPDMYNQLGQDWHQPPWHPTRLAEAGYKPFREMLATVLRHSGGIRVDHILGFFRLWWVPEGNSPVDGAYVRFDHDAMIGILALEAHRAGAVVIGEDLGTFEPWVRDYLAARGILGTSILWFENDGDAPLPPEQYRLQALSSVNTHDLPPTAGYLAGDHVTLRNALGLLERSAEEERLEHNAKLEKMMDLLRQRGLLSSSDAGSEQERIEALHRLLAQTPSVLLGVALVDAVGERRVQNQPGTTSAQYPNWQVPLANSDGDPVLLDTLADDDRFNSLLAAVEKAMRA; from the coding sequence ATGCCGGCGGGCAACGGAGCGCCGGTGACTGGTGCCGCCGTCAATCCCGAGCTGCTGCGCTGGCTGGCGGAGGCGTACGGCGTCGGAACCTCCTACCAGGGGTGGGACGGGCAGCCGCATGAGGTTGCGGCAGAAACCCTGATCCGTGTCCTTGCCGCGCTTGGCGTCCACGCCCACACCGATCAGCTCATCGAACACGAACTGGCCGAGGCGGAACTGGCGCCCTGGCGTCGGATGCTGCCGCCCGCCGTCGTGATTCAGGAAGGCACGCCGGGGCAGGTGAGCGTCCATGTCCCGCACGGTTCCAGCGTCCGCATGTGGGCCATCACCGAGGACGGACGCGAGCTGGAGGCCGTCCAGGAGGACGTCTGGGTGGAACCCCGCGAAGTGGACGGTACTCTGACCGGCCGGGCCACCTTCGCCGTGCCACAAAATACGGGCCTGGGATGGCACACCCTGCGTGCCAAGGCGGCCGGGGTGGTTGCCGAAACCACGCTGGTGGTGACCCCTGCCCGGCTGTCCACGGCAGCCGACCTTGAGGAGCGCCGGGGCTGGGGACTGGCGACGCAGCTGTATTCCGTCCGCTCCAAGCGGTCCTGGGGGGTGGGAGATTTTTCCGACCTCGCAGAGCTTGCGGCGGTTGCCGGCGCACGCGGAGCAGACTACGTGCTGGTGAATCCCCTGCACGCGGCCGATCCCGTGCCGCCCCTGGAGCCGTCCCCGTATTCACCGTCGACCCGCCGCTTCTTCAACCCGCTGTACCTGCGGATCGAGGCCATTGCCGAGCTTGCGTACCTGAAACCCAAGAAGCAGTCGCTGGTCCACGGCCTCATGAAGCAGGCACGGAAGCTGAACAAGGATGCGACGCGGCTTGACCGGGACAAGGTCTACTCCGCCAAGCTGGCAGCGCTGGAGCTGATCTTTGGCGTCCGCCGTTCGCCGTCGCGGCAGCTCGCGTTTGAGGACTACTGCCGCCGGGCCGGCGCCGGCCTGGATGACTTTGCCCTCTGGTGCGCCATCCGTGAGGATCTCGACGCCGATGACCCGTTTTGGGCGGACCCAACGGCTGCGATGGGCTCCCCTTTGGCGGAGAAGCTCAGGGGTGAGCTGGCGGAACGGATCGAGTTCCACCGCTGGCTGCAGTGGCTCTGTGACGAGCAGCTTGAATCCGCCCAGCAGGCCGCGCGCAACGCCGGCATGCGCCTGGGCGTGGTGAACGACCTTGCCGTCGGCGTGGACCTTCAGAGCTCCGACGCCTGGACGCTGCACGGCGTACTCGCGCCCGGCGTCAGCGTCGGCGCGCCGCCGGACATGTACAACCAGCTGGGGCAGGACTGGCACCAGCCGCCGTGGCACCCCACCCGCCTCGCCGAAGCCGGGTACAAGCCGTTCCGGGAGATGCTCGCGACGGTGCTGCGGCATTCGGGCGGCATCCGGGTGGACCACATCCTCGGCTTTTTCCGGCTGTGGTGGGTGCCGGAAGGGAACTCGCCGGTGGACGGCGCCTACGTCCGGTTCGACCACGACGCCATGATCGGCATCCTTGCCCTGGAGGCCCACCGTGCCGGCGCCGTAGTGATCGGCGAAGACCTGGGCACCTTCGAGCCGTGGGTCCGGGATTACCTGGCCGCACGGGGCATCCTGGGCACCTCGATCCTGTGGTTTGAGAACGACGGCGACGCTCCGCTGCCGCCCGAACAGTACCGGCTGCAGGCCCTCTCCAGCGTGAACACGCACGACCTGCCGCCCACGGCCGGCTACCTCGCCGGTGACCACGTGACCCTGCGCAACGCGCTGGGGCTGCTGGAGCGTTCCGCGGAGGAGGAGCGCCTGGAGCACAATGCCAAGCTGGAGAAAATGATGGACCTGCTCCGGCAGCGGGGCCTCCTTTCGTCCAGTGACGCCGGCTCCGAACAGGAACGCATCGAGGCGCTGCACCGGCTGCTCGCGCAGACCCCGTCCGTCCTGCTCGGGGTGGCGCTCGTGGACGCTGTCGGAGAACGCCGGGTGCAGAACCAGCCCGGCACCACCTCCGCCCAATACCCCAACTGGCAGGTGCCACTGGCCAACTCCGACGGGGACCCAGTCCTGCTCGACACCCTCGCAGACGACGACAGGTTCAACTCCCTGCTCGCGGCGGTCGAGAAGGCCATGCGGGCCTGA